One genomic window of Pocillopora verrucosa isolate sample1 chromosome 8, ASM3666991v2, whole genome shotgun sequence includes the following:
- the LOC131779003 gene encoding activating transcription factor 7-interacting protein 1, producing the protein MNDEVLGRLKQLASSVQKKSNTPRKSGCGKDGEAKKEEGPEKNPKQNKGEAANTDTGSLTGTSGRISCVSIRNNEIKYDSPAQSSKESGKDNEIKMDMNTFRQMLKEVMVKRSLEVEKRIMADVELLKKHIFALEEEKKTLQSDAKRLEQKVKQISCKHERQKPQMISCGTQIDIDLVQGNRIVELLTDNSIREKQVSSNIERTGNAHHATNVDVEQILRHHIHGNRGNTHSVTTSELRRISDFNARGNNITQMKQTVPSFVNDCRMPSGQTGPGNLTFSPPQRQQVNSDTAQAYAREGESAHRVSPEIPIEQPRPLQRPASHPPAMHGTSPNNHIHNQGQSPILIQTSHEVLKSPSTTLSTVQDNFPARVGWNPSQPENQNNRIRMPQSSRAADVPVHLKRGPPNISVFGGPNKRSKRWSNDGLHVVSSSNDYVMHNFKVKPINTTAVPRVVPRSVAPVNHRPLQPKPTLPISQPQQGNQAVYTISPSSQGHPSSQGYPSNHSHPSNHGHPSNHGHPSNHGHPSNHGHPSNHGHPSNHGHPSNLGHPSNHGHPSNHGHPSSHGHPSNHGHPSSHGHPPTPRPYLNQASSSLESIPHPTLLQTNKPPGQITSQQSSGVQPSIQNAPHPVHQMSKAPIQPQRLSQGQLVEKVSYPTNPPRQPTTDYGLGVTLTHSQPSQRVEPAHTYGQPTESNDKVYVVRDYQVSQQRDPNLTVPLPQRAALFQAATQAPPGVPRGRHPPIQSPGISSSASPSNRHPGNPNVGGDQRGTVNQSDTLVATNGDSKVQLRSPPKPQASIVVVQDDIVLSWTMRLDDTMAVIDNYELFACQDGAESTNPPIMWKKIGIVKALPLPMACTLSQFSSGNKYHFAVRAVDDQERAGPFSDPCTISLT; encoded by the exons ATGAATGACGAGGTTCTAGGACGCTTGAAGCAACTTGCATCCTCTgttcaaaagaaaagtaataCTCCGAGAAAGAGTGGGTGTGGCAAGGACGGAGAAGCGAAAAAAGAGGAAGGACCGGagaaaaacccaaaacaaaataaaggagagGCAGCCAATACTGATACAGGAAGCTTAACAG GTACAAGTGGCAGAATATCCTGTGTGTCAATcagaaacaatgaaataaaatacgATTCGCCAGCACAAAGCAGCAAAGAATCAGGaaaagacaatgaaataaaGATGGACATGAATACGTTCCGTCAG ATGCTCAAAGAAGTAATGGTGAAGCGATCCCTTGAAGTAGAAAAGAGAATAATGGCGGACGTAGAATTGTTGAAAAAGCATATATTTGCGTtggaagaggaaaagaaaacactgcAGTCCGATGCAAAACGACTAGAGcaaaaagtgaaacaaatcTCTTGCAAACATGAAAGG CAAAAGCCGCAGATGATATCTTGTGGAACACAAATTGACATTGATCTG GTACAAGGGAATAGGATCGTTGAACTTTTAACAGATAATTCTATTCGTGAAAAGCAAGTCTCGTCAAATATTGAAAGAACGGGTAATGCCCATCATGCCACGAATGTAGATGTTGAGCAAATTCTCAGGCACCACATACATGGCAATAGAGGAAATACACACAGTGTTACGACGAGTGAATTAAGAAGAATTTCTGATTTTAATGCTCGTGGTAACAACATTACCCAAATGAAGCAGACTGTGCCGTCTTTTGTAAACGATTGCAGAATGCCATCGGGGCAAACTGGACCTGGAAATCTTACCTTTTCTCCACCTCAAAGACAGCAAGTTAATTCAGACACTGCACAGGCGTACGCACGAGAAGGCGAATCAGCTCACAGAGTTTCGCCTGAAATTCCCATTGAACAACCGCGGCCCCTTCAAAGGCCTGCGTCTCATCCACCGGCAATGCATGGGACATCCCCTAATAACCATATACATAATCAAGGGCAGTCACCTATTCTCATACAGACAAGTCATGAGGTTTTAAAATCCCCTTCAACTACTCTGAGTACAGTCCAGGACAATTTTCCAGCACGAGTAGGATGGAATCCTTCACAAccagaaaatcaaaacaatcgTATCCGAATGCCACAGTCAAGTCGAGCTGCTGACGTGCCAGTTCACTTGAAACGTGGTCCTCCAAATATTTCCGTTTTTGGTGGGCCAAACAAGCGGAGTAAACGATGGAGTAACGATGGTTTACATGTTGTTTCGAGTAGTAACGACTATGTTATGCACAACTTTAAGGTAAAACCTATTAACACGACTGCTGTCCCGAGAGTTGTCCCCAGAAGTGTGGCCCCCGTAAATCACAGACCTCTTCAACCAAAACCGACTTTACCAATCTCCCAACCACAGCAAGGAAATCAAGCAGTGTACACCATTAGTCCTTCAAGCCAAGGCCATCCATCCAGCCAAGGCTATCCATCCAACCATAGCCATCCATCCAACCATGGCCATCCATCCAACCATGGCCATCCATCCAACCATGGCCATCCATCCAACCATGGCCATCCTTCCAACCATGGCCATCCATCCAACCATGGCCATCCATCCAACCTTGGCCATCCATCCAACCATGGTCATCCATCCAACCATGGCCATCCATCCAGCCATGGCCATCCATCCAACCATGGCCATCCATCCAGCCATGGCCATCCACCCACACCAAGACCATATTTAAATCAAGCTTCCTCCAGTCTTGAATCTATACCTCATCCAACTCTACTTCAAACCAACAAGCCACCGGGGCAGATCACAAGTCAACAGTCATCAGGCGTTCAACCCTCTATTCAGAATGCACCTCATCCCGTTCATCAGATGAGTAAGGCTCCCATTCAGCCACAAAGACTTTCACAAGGTCAGCTTGTAGAGAAGGTTAGTTATCCTACCAATCCACCACGACAACCTACCACTGACTATGGCCTAGGAGTGACACTTACCCACTCACAACCTTCTCAACGAGTAGAGCCAGCGCATACATACGGTCAGCCTACTGAATCCAATGACAAAGTGTACGTTGTTCGAGATTACCAGGTATCTCAACAGAGGGATCCAAATCTCACAGTTCCTCTGCCGCAAAGAGCTGCTCTGTTTCAAGCCGCTACTCAAGCGCCTCCCGGTGTGCCAAGAGGTCGACATCCGCCAATTCAATCCCCCGGTATTTCGTCCTCAGCTTCGCCATCTAACCGTCATCCAGGAAATCCTAATGTAGGAGGTGATCAGCGTGGTACAGTGAATCAGTCAGATACTTTGGTTGCCACAAACGGCGATTCTAAGGTACAGTTAAGGTCACCACCAAAACCGCAGGCGTCAATTGTAGTTGTCCAGGATGACATTGTTCTTTCCTGGACCATGAGACTAGATGACACTATGGCAGTAATTGACAATTATGAACTGTTTGCTTGTCAAGATGGTGCCGAAAGCACAAATCCACCAATTATGTGGAAAAAGATCGGTATTGTTAAAGCACTCCCACTTCCAATGGCTTGCACGCTGTCACAGTTCTCCTCTGGGAATAAGTATCATTTTGCTGTGCGTGCAGTTGACGACCAAGAACGTGCAGGCCCCTTCAGTGACCCGTGCACGATATCCTTGACTTAA
- the LOC131778950 gene encoding uncharacterized protein isoform X5 has translation MKNWNHLCILLLLTLASRGFARPKHTRHHRHGNIIRVPGLMDSGGNMGGGGMNSIGGGMGGMGDLSMGFGAGATSIGEGGGATMEGLPTMMGGPMQMPGGMAGGGGAMPMAGGMEGGPMQMPMGAAGGPSEGALMSKQFIEGGEGGMGGGMHSMPNMAGMGGMGGMGGMGGMGGMGGMGGMTSMGGMAGMNGMGGMGGGIAGMSMEGGMPSMENAGGAGAMFAGPQEMGGQMGGQIGGPMGGALQGALGGGMPGAAQKREKMGKVHKLSKASNRKGTKKHHIRH, from the exons ATGAAGAATTGGAATCATCTATGTATTCTTCTGCTATTAACACTTGCTTCTAGAG GTTTTGCCAGGCCGAAACATACAA GGCACCATCGCCATGGGAATATCATACGAG TTCCAGGACTGATGGATTCTGGGGGAAACATGGGAGGAGGTG GAATGAACTCCATCGGCGGAGGTATGGGAGGCATGGGTGACCTCAGCATGGGATTTGGCGCTGGAGCCACGTCCATCGGCGAGGGTGGTGGAGCTACTATGGAAGGCTTGCCAACGATGATGGGTGGGCCTATGCAGATGCCAGGAGGTATGGCTGGTGGTGGTGGTGCAATGCCCATGGCTGGTGGAATGGAAGGAGGACCCATGCAGATGCCCATGGGAGCAGCTGGAGGCCCATCCGAAGGTGCTCTGATGTCTAAACAATTTATCGAAGGAGGAGAAGGAG GCATGGGAGGCGGTATGCACTCCATGCCGAACATGGCAGGAATGGGAGGAATGGGTGGAATGGGAGGAATGGGTGGAATGGGAGGAATGGGAGGAATGGGAGGAATGACTTCCATGGGAGGAATGGCCGGTATGAACGGGATGGGCGGCATGGGCGGTGGAATCGCTGGAATGAGCATGGAAGGAG GAATGCCCTCAATGGAAAATGCTGGTGGAGCAGGAGCCATGTTTGCTGGGCCTCAAGAAATGGGGGGCCAGATGGGAGGCCAGATAGGAGGGCCAATGGGAGGTGCCCTTCAAGGGGCCCTTGGAGGTGGCATGCCCGGAGCTGCACAGAAACGTGAAAAGATGGGAAAAGTACACAAGTTGAGTAAAGCCAGCAACAGAAAGGGTACCAAAAAACATCACATTAGGCACTAA
- the LOC131778950 gene encoding uncharacterized protein isoform X1: MKNWNHLCILLLLTLASRGFARPKHTKKGHVTHKESKKQGGHHRHGNIIRGMSGTENSRKKSDDFQQVPGLMDSGGNMGGGGMNSIGGGMGGMGDLSMGFGAGATSIGEGGGATMEGLPTMMGGPMQMPGGMAGGGGAMPMAGGMEGGPMQMPMGAAGGPSEGALMSKQFIEGGEGGMGGGMHSMPNMAGMGGMGGMGGMGGMGGMGGMGGMTSMGGMAGMNGMGGMGGGIAGMSMEGGMPSMENAGGAGAMFAGPQEMGGQMGGQIGGPMGGALQGALGGGMPGAAQKREKMGKVHKLSKASNRKGTKKHHIRH; the protein is encoded by the exons ATGAAGAATTGGAATCATCTATGTATTCTTCTGCTATTAACACTTGCTTCTAGAG GTTTTGCCAGGCCGAAACATACAA AAAAAGGACATGTAACgcacaaagaaagcaaaaaacagGGAG GGCACCATCGCCATGGGAATATCATACGAGGTATGTCAGGAACAGagaactcaagaaaaaaatctgacgaTTTCCAACAAG TTCCAGGACTGATGGATTCTGGGGGAAACATGGGAGGAGGTG GAATGAACTCCATCGGCGGAGGTATGGGAGGCATGGGTGACCTCAGCATGGGATTTGGCGCTGGAGCCACGTCCATCGGCGAGGGTGGTGGAGCTACTATGGAAGGCTTGCCAACGATGATGGGTGGGCCTATGCAGATGCCAGGAGGTATGGCTGGTGGTGGTGGTGCAATGCCCATGGCTGGTGGAATGGAAGGAGGACCCATGCAGATGCCCATGGGAGCAGCTGGAGGCCCATCCGAAGGTGCTCTGATGTCTAAACAATTTATCGAAGGAGGAGAAGGAG GCATGGGAGGCGGTATGCACTCCATGCCGAACATGGCAGGAATGGGAGGAATGGGTGGAATGGGAGGAATGGGTGGAATGGGAGGAATGGGAGGAATGGGAGGAATGACTTCCATGGGAGGAATGGCCGGTATGAACGGGATGGGCGGCATGGGCGGTGGAATCGCTGGAATGAGCATGGAAGGAG GAATGCCCTCAATGGAAAATGCTGGTGGAGCAGGAGCCATGTTTGCTGGGCCTCAAGAAATGGGGGGCCAGATGGGAGGCCAGATAGGAGGGCCAATGGGAGGTGCCCTTCAAGGGGCCCTTGGAGGTGGCATGCCCGGAGCTGCACAGAAACGTGAAAAGATGGGAAAAGTACACAAGTTGAGTAAAGCCAGCAACAGAAAGGGTACCAAAAAACATCACATTAGGCACTAA
- the LOC131778950 gene encoding uncharacterized protein isoform X3: MKNWNHLCILLLLTLASRGFARPKHTKKGHVTHKESKKQGGHHRHGNIIRVPGLMDSGGNMGGGGMNSIGGGMGGMGDLSMGFGAGATSIGEGGGATMEGLPTMMGGPMQMPGGMAGGGGAMPMAGGMEGGPMQMPMGAAGGPSEGALMSKQFIEGGEGGMGGGMHSMPNMAGMGGMGGMGGMGGMGGMGGMGGMTSMGGMAGMNGMGGMGGGIAGMSMEGGMPSMENAGGAGAMFAGPQEMGGQMGGQIGGPMGGALQGALGGGMPGAAQKREKMGKVHKLSKASNRKGTKKHHIRH, translated from the exons ATGAAGAATTGGAATCATCTATGTATTCTTCTGCTATTAACACTTGCTTCTAGAG GTTTTGCCAGGCCGAAACATACAA AAAAAGGACATGTAACgcacaaagaaagcaaaaaacagGGAG GGCACCATCGCCATGGGAATATCATACGAG TTCCAGGACTGATGGATTCTGGGGGAAACATGGGAGGAGGTG GAATGAACTCCATCGGCGGAGGTATGGGAGGCATGGGTGACCTCAGCATGGGATTTGGCGCTGGAGCCACGTCCATCGGCGAGGGTGGTGGAGCTACTATGGAAGGCTTGCCAACGATGATGGGTGGGCCTATGCAGATGCCAGGAGGTATGGCTGGTGGTGGTGGTGCAATGCCCATGGCTGGTGGAATGGAAGGAGGACCCATGCAGATGCCCATGGGAGCAGCTGGAGGCCCATCCGAAGGTGCTCTGATGTCTAAACAATTTATCGAAGGAGGAGAAGGAG GCATGGGAGGCGGTATGCACTCCATGCCGAACATGGCAGGAATGGGAGGAATGGGTGGAATGGGAGGAATGGGTGGAATGGGAGGAATGGGAGGAATGGGAGGAATGACTTCCATGGGAGGAATGGCCGGTATGAACGGGATGGGCGGCATGGGCGGTGGAATCGCTGGAATGAGCATGGAAGGAG GAATGCCCTCAATGGAAAATGCTGGTGGAGCAGGAGCCATGTTTGCTGGGCCTCAAGAAATGGGGGGCCAGATGGGAGGCCAGATAGGAGGGCCAATGGGAGGTGCCCTTCAAGGGGCCCTTGGAGGTGGCATGCCCGGAGCTGCACAGAAACGTGAAAAGATGGGAAAAGTACACAAGTTGAGTAAAGCCAGCAACAGAAAGGGTACCAAAAAACATCACATTAGGCACTAA
- the LOC131778950 gene encoding uncharacterized protein isoform X4 → MKNWNHLCILLLLTLASRGFARPKHTKKGHVTHKESKKQGVPGLMDSGGNMGGGGMNSIGGGMGGMGDLSMGFGAGATSIGEGGGATMEGLPTMMGGPMQMPGGMAGGGGAMPMAGGMEGGPMQMPMGAAGGPSEGALMSKQFIEGGEGGMGGGMHSMPNMAGMGGMGGMGGMGGMGGMGGMGGMTSMGGMAGMNGMGGMGGGIAGMSMEGGMPSMENAGGAGAMFAGPQEMGGQMGGQIGGPMGGALQGALGGGMPGAAQKREKMGKVHKLSKASNRKGTKKHHIRH, encoded by the exons ATGAAGAATTGGAATCATCTATGTATTCTTCTGCTATTAACACTTGCTTCTAGAG GTTTTGCCAGGCCGAAACATACAA AAAAAGGACATGTAACgcacaaagaaagcaaaaaacagGGAG TTCCAGGACTGATGGATTCTGGGGGAAACATGGGAGGAGGTG GAATGAACTCCATCGGCGGAGGTATGGGAGGCATGGGTGACCTCAGCATGGGATTTGGCGCTGGAGCCACGTCCATCGGCGAGGGTGGTGGAGCTACTATGGAAGGCTTGCCAACGATGATGGGTGGGCCTATGCAGATGCCAGGAGGTATGGCTGGTGGTGGTGGTGCAATGCCCATGGCTGGTGGAATGGAAGGAGGACCCATGCAGATGCCCATGGGAGCAGCTGGAGGCCCATCCGAAGGTGCTCTGATGTCTAAACAATTTATCGAAGGAGGAGAAGGAG GCATGGGAGGCGGTATGCACTCCATGCCGAACATGGCAGGAATGGGAGGAATGGGTGGAATGGGAGGAATGGGTGGAATGGGAGGAATGGGAGGAATGGGAGGAATGACTTCCATGGGAGGAATGGCCGGTATGAACGGGATGGGCGGCATGGGCGGTGGAATCGCTGGAATGAGCATGGAAGGAG GAATGCCCTCAATGGAAAATGCTGGTGGAGCAGGAGCCATGTTTGCTGGGCCTCAAGAAATGGGGGGCCAGATGGGAGGCCAGATAGGAGGGCCAATGGGAGGTGCCCTTCAAGGGGCCCTTGGAGGTGGCATGCCCGGAGCTGCACAGAAACGTGAAAAGATGGGAAAAGTACACAAGTTGAGTAAAGCCAGCAACAGAAAGGGTACCAAAAAACATCACATTAGGCACTAA
- the LOC131778950 gene encoding uncharacterized protein isoform X6 translates to MKNWNHLCILLLLTLASRGFARPKHTIPGLMDSGGNMGGGGMNSIGGGMGGMGDLSMGFGAGATSIGEGGGATMEGLPTMMGGPMQMPGGMAGGGGAMPMAGGMEGGPMQMPMGAAGGPSEGALMSKQFIEGGEGGMGGGMHSMPNMAGMGGMGGMGGMGGMGGMGGMGGMTSMGGMAGMNGMGGMGGGIAGMSMEGGMPSMENAGGAGAMFAGPQEMGGQMGGQIGGPMGGALQGALGGGMPGAAQKREKMGKVHKLSKASNRKGTKKHHIRH, encoded by the exons ATGAAGAATTGGAATCATCTATGTATTCTTCTGCTATTAACACTTGCTTCTAGAG GTTTTGCCAGGCCGAAACATACAA TTCCAGGACTGATGGATTCTGGGGGAAACATGGGAGGAGGTG GAATGAACTCCATCGGCGGAGGTATGGGAGGCATGGGTGACCTCAGCATGGGATTTGGCGCTGGAGCCACGTCCATCGGCGAGGGTGGTGGAGCTACTATGGAAGGCTTGCCAACGATGATGGGTGGGCCTATGCAGATGCCAGGAGGTATGGCTGGTGGTGGTGGTGCAATGCCCATGGCTGGTGGAATGGAAGGAGGACCCATGCAGATGCCCATGGGAGCAGCTGGAGGCCCATCCGAAGGTGCTCTGATGTCTAAACAATTTATCGAAGGAGGAGAAGGAG GCATGGGAGGCGGTATGCACTCCATGCCGAACATGGCAGGAATGGGAGGAATGGGTGGAATGGGAGGAATGGGTGGAATGGGAGGAATGGGAGGAATGGGAGGAATGACTTCCATGGGAGGAATGGCCGGTATGAACGGGATGGGCGGCATGGGCGGTGGAATCGCTGGAATGAGCATGGAAGGAG GAATGCCCTCAATGGAAAATGCTGGTGGAGCAGGAGCCATGTTTGCTGGGCCTCAAGAAATGGGGGGCCAGATGGGAGGCCAGATAGGAGGGCCAATGGGAGGTGCCCTTCAAGGGGCCCTTGGAGGTGGCATGCCCGGAGCTGCACAGAAACGTGAAAAGATGGGAAAAGTACACAAGTTGAGTAAAGCCAGCAACAGAAAGGGTACCAAAAAACATCACATTAGGCACTAA
- the LOC131778950 gene encoding uncharacterized protein isoform X2 encodes MKNWNHLCILLLLTLASRGFARPKHTRHHRHGNIIRGMSGTENSRKKSDDFQQVPGLMDSGGNMGGGGMNSIGGGMGGMGDLSMGFGAGATSIGEGGGATMEGLPTMMGGPMQMPGGMAGGGGAMPMAGGMEGGPMQMPMGAAGGPSEGALMSKQFIEGGEGGMGGGMHSMPNMAGMGGMGGMGGMGGMGGMGGMGGMTSMGGMAGMNGMGGMGGGIAGMSMEGGMPSMENAGGAGAMFAGPQEMGGQMGGQIGGPMGGALQGALGGGMPGAAQKREKMGKVHKLSKASNRKGTKKHHIRH; translated from the exons ATGAAGAATTGGAATCATCTATGTATTCTTCTGCTATTAACACTTGCTTCTAGAG GTTTTGCCAGGCCGAAACATACAA GGCACCATCGCCATGGGAATATCATACGAGGTATGTCAGGAACAGagaactcaagaaaaaaatctgacgaTTTCCAACAAG TTCCAGGACTGATGGATTCTGGGGGAAACATGGGAGGAGGTG GAATGAACTCCATCGGCGGAGGTATGGGAGGCATGGGTGACCTCAGCATGGGATTTGGCGCTGGAGCCACGTCCATCGGCGAGGGTGGTGGAGCTACTATGGAAGGCTTGCCAACGATGATGGGTGGGCCTATGCAGATGCCAGGAGGTATGGCTGGTGGTGGTGGTGCAATGCCCATGGCTGGTGGAATGGAAGGAGGACCCATGCAGATGCCCATGGGAGCAGCTGGAGGCCCATCCGAAGGTGCTCTGATGTCTAAACAATTTATCGAAGGAGGAGAAGGAG GCATGGGAGGCGGTATGCACTCCATGCCGAACATGGCAGGAATGGGAGGAATGGGTGGAATGGGAGGAATGGGTGGAATGGGAGGAATGGGAGGAATGGGAGGAATGACTTCCATGGGAGGAATGGCCGGTATGAACGGGATGGGCGGCATGGGCGGTGGAATCGCTGGAATGAGCATGGAAGGAG GAATGCCCTCAATGGAAAATGCTGGTGGAGCAGGAGCCATGTTTGCTGGGCCTCAAGAAATGGGGGGCCAGATGGGAGGCCAGATAGGAGGGCCAATGGGAGGTGCCCTTCAAGGGGCCCTTGGAGGTGGCATGCCCGGAGCTGCACAGAAACGTGAAAAGATGGGAAAAGTACACAAGTTGAGTAAAGCCAGCAACAGAAAGGGTACCAAAAAACATCACATTAGGCACTAA